In Hoplias malabaricus isolate fHopMal1 chromosome 18, fHopMal1.hap1, whole genome shotgun sequence, the genomic window tgttctccctgtgtctgcttgggtttcctctgggtgactgtctgtgaggagtgtggtgtgttctccctgtgtccgcgtgggtttcctccgggtgactgtctgtgaggagtgtggtgtgttctccctgtgtctgcttgggtttcctctgggtgactgtctgtgaggagtgtggtgtgttctccctgtgtctgtgtgggtttcctctgggtgacagtctgtgaggagtgtgatgtgttctccctgtgtctgtgtgggtttcctccgggtgactgtctgtgaggagtgtggtgtgttctccctgtgtctgcttgagtttcctctgggtgactgtctgtgaggagtgtggtgtgttctccctgtgtctgtgtgggtttcctcctggtgactgtctgtgaggagtgtggggtgttctccctgtgtctgtgtgggtttcctccgggtgactgtctgtgaggagtgtggtgtgttcttcctgtgtctgcgtgggtttcttaccacagtccaaaaacacacattggtaggtgtattggtgactcaaaagtgtctgtaggtgtgagtgtgtgtgtgtgtgtgtgtgtctgtgttgccctgtgaaagactggagccccctccagggtgtattcccactttttgcgcccaatgattccaggtaggctctggataagggttacagataatgaatgaatgaattaagtttAGAAGGAAGGGTAAAGTCTAAAGAAGTCAAGTGAAAACACCAGAGATCACAGGAGTTTCCTCAACGAGTTcataaacattttcaaaaatgctGAGAACACATGACTCATAACAACCATGCAAGACCTGGGGAGTGTTCAACCAGGAATGTCCCTCTTAGCTTATTGGTCAGGTTTGAACTTGTGCTTAGTTTATCTGATTAAACTGATCCTGCTTTGTCTAATACCCACTTTGTAAAGCACCACTGAAATCACTCTCTTTCAACATTGCCTCCACTCCCCATTCCTTCTAGATTACACTTCTGCTGTATTTGCActgattattaaaaataatggatAGTTCCACCGCTAAACACTTTAGTTAAACCCTCTTGGTTCAGGGTGGCTTAACCCCCGAGTGTTTGTCCCAGTTATCACTGATAACATATCACAACGAATGTGAAGATACTGACCGTCTAGCTTGTGCTTCTCACACAGGAAAGTGGAAACAATCAGGTGCTGTATATGCATTTGGACCTGGCGAGTCTCCAGTCAGTGCGATCGTTTGTGGAGAACTTCCTCAAGACAGAGTCCAGACTGGACATACTCATCAACAACGCTGGTGATGCCACTTCCCTGTGATCTTTACAAACGTAAACTAGGCTAACTAACgttatcgtgtgtgtgtgtgtgttcatgccaCTTCTTTTGTCTGAATCCAGGACTTGCGACCAGAGGAAAGACCAAGGATGGGTTCGGGATCATCTTTGGCGTCAATCACCTTGGTCACTTTCTGCTGACTGTTCTGCTGTTGGAGCGACTGAAGGAGTGCGCTCCCAGCCGAGTGGTCACTGTGTCCTCGGATGCTCATAAGTTCGGCAAAATCGACTTTGACTgcatcaacacacacaaaaaactggGCCTGGGGGACTCTGCTCTGGCGCTGCTCGGATTATACTCGGATAGCAAGCTCTGTAATGTTCTGTTCACTCATGAACTGGCCAAGAGGCTCGAGGGCACCAATGTCACCTGCTTCAGTCTTCACCCAGGTCAGTGTATGCCATTTATTGTGACCCCAAATAAAAGGTTAACAAAAAGCTGGTACTGGGCacaatgagtggatcagacacagcagtgctgctagaggtTTTAAATgctactctgttagacactcagtcagagacagtagctcatttgttgatgcagtttgtgttggccgCCATCATAGCTTGCTCTTTGGTGGTTctgttggggtcctgaccaatgaagaacagggtaaaatggGGTGTGTTCAGAGTCATTATACAACTACTAAGTGCACATTAATCCTTAAAGGAggccattttaatgttttgtctgATTAGTGCATGGACTCCTTTTTAGGCAAAAGGTGAGTTCTGATATCTCATGTGGGTGATCCAATTACAGGGGCCATAAAAACAGAGATAGGCCGGGACGCCAACCTGTGGTGGAAGCTGGTCCTGTTTCCGATCACCATGCTGTTCTTCCTGGACGTTGATTCAGGGGCCCAGACGAGTCTCTACTGTGCACTACAGGAGGGGATCGAGCACCTAAGTGGACGCTACTTCTCTAAATGTGCCACTGTGGACCTCTCAGCCAAGGCCAGAGACGACGCCACCGCCAGGAAACTTTGGGAAGTGAGCGAGAGGCTGTGTGGCCTGGCTTGACCTCATAAATACTGCAACGTGATGATTTTTACTGTGATTTTTAGGGTTCTAATTGCATTTGATTAGAAATGTTGACCATGTTGTGTGACTGTTTTCTAATCATTAGTCTGCTAATAAATACGCTTTGTAGCCTGTCTTCAGCAGCGCAGATCGTCAGAGGAGGAAAggtgtggtgaggtggtgtgaGGCTGACGAAGGGAAAGTTTTCTCTTTTTGTCCCTGGAAGCTGTTGTGTACGTGTCTTTGTAGCAAAAGGCACAGCATGTGAGATGTCAGAACGCCTAGAGCTACAGCTAACAAACAACACCACCACCCTCCCTGGGCGTGGACCTGAGAACAAGGGGAAAGAATAACGACCCTTAAATGACGACATCTCACACGCGTTTGTCTTTCAAAGAGCATTCCCAGAATTACAAGACTGATCAACTTAATTGTAGCTATTTCAATCTTAGCAAAGTCACGTGGTATGATGTCTTAAAGGGCCCATACCCTTGAGAAACAAAGCTTAATACGAGTTGATATTTTCAAAACATACCATTCACAAGCACAGGCATTAAAAATAGATTTTAATTTTATACCAAATATAGATTGTGAAGAATGAATGATGACTTTTtgtacaaacatttttttaaacggaTATTTGTCCAAAAACTTGAAATGCAAGACAAAAATGTAGGATATGTGCTCTTTAATTGCTATTTGTGCTTGTTTTAATTCAAATGAACTGTAGAATGCACtggtttacattacattaataaaaCCGGTTTAGAGGAAGTCCAAAGGTTGTCTAATCTCTGAAATGTTGGTGATGAATAGCTCTCTACAGAACTTGGCACCGATTGTGTCACCGATGTTGATGGATGTTCTGAAAATAGCTGACGTATAAAGTCACTGGTGGTTGTTCAGTCTTTATGTTGCTAAGCAAAAAAATTTCTACAATTCCTTGAGAGGGCAGCTAGCAGAGATGGTAATGTAGGAGGTTAGCATGATTCACGAGGGCCGTGAACTCACTATGAACAACTCTCAGTGGTAGCATTCTTTCATCTTagttttaacttgtttttaaatGGTATTATGAGAAATACTGCAGATACTGTGCCAATAGAAGGAAACACAGTTTATATATTTCCTCagattaaaggggaattccacctcTTGCCTAAATTTTTGCTAAAGTTAATGCTAAGAGGTAAGCAAGGCCATTCAGAGTCGTCTGATGTCAAATGGTGCTTTGCAGATAACAGATGATCGTACTTCATAAGTAAATAAGATTAATAAAGGCGTTTGTTTGGAAGAAGCATGTGTAAAACTCATGGGGGAACATAGACTTGTGCATAAACATGAGGCTACATCAAAAATTAAGGCTAGGTCTGAATCCAGTATCAAAGAACTGAGGGTACATGGGGAAGATATGGAACTGTTTattcataataatgagacacaTTCATAAAATTCTCATATTAAAGTCTCACTCTGTTCATCAGTTAAACTCCAAAAcactattttttgttttttaaatgatgtactccagaaaaattaaaataaatatatccctTGCCACCTTAAAGGTGATTTATTTTAACTCTACACCTTCACCTTTATTTAGCATGCACACTTTGACCTCTGTCTCTCAACCTACCCCTCTATTGTTTGAAAGCCACACCCCAAAAGTGACAGGACAGGTCTCTACAGAtttatgatgtcagaaaccCCGTCTTTTGAACGCTAGTTTAAATCTCAGTCATGGTAAAAGCACATAAACAACATCAAACGgttgtttttacacatttatataaaacctATACATTTTCACTGGAGGGTGTCTTTAAATACTGACTTTTGCTGGTGTTGTTTTTTGAGGAAAAGAATGACGCAGCAGTAAATGGCTGAGAGGCCTCGTCATTTGTTCTGAACCGCAGTCCTAGGATTAAACCTAATCACCACAAAATCTGAGACCGGTTTATCCACAGTCGAGCCGAGATTAAtacagagaacgagagagaaacCTGTCTAACAGGGACTCAGCTAACTTACAAATAGCTCGTCCTTCCACTCATTCACCTCACAGTTCatccctcagagagagaga contains:
- the dhrs13a.1 gene encoding dehydrogenase/reductase SDR family member 13 isoform X1, which produces MFNLLVVGGSLLGVYVILCLTVLKMPRCKSSAKLHGKTVIVTGSNTGIGKATAMDLAKRGARVILACRDPQRAEAAVNLIKKESGNNQVLYMHLDLASLQSVRSFVENFLKTESRLDILINNAGLATRGKTKDGFGIIFGVNHLGHFLLTVLLLERLKECAPSRVVTVSSDAHKFGKIDFDCINTHKKLGLGDSALALLGLYSDSKLCNVLFTHELAKRLEGTNVTCFSLHPGAIKTEIGRDANLWWKLVLFPITMLFFLDVDSGAQTSLYCALQEGIEHLSGRYFSKCATVDLSAKARDDATARKLWEVSERLCGLA
- the dhrs13a.1 gene encoding dehydrogenase/reductase SDR family member 13 isoform X2 — its product is MVAQQESGNNQVLYMHLDLASLQSVRSFVENFLKTESRLDILINNAGLATRGKTKDGFGIIFGVNHLGHFLLTVLLLERLKECAPSRVVTVSSDAHKFGKIDFDCINTHKKLGLGDSALALLGLYSDSKLCNVLFTHELAKRLEGTNVTCFSLHPGAIKTEIGRDANLWWKLVLFPITMLFFLDVDSGAQTSLYCALQEGIEHLSGRYFSKCATVDLSAKARDDATARKLWEVSERLCGLA